GTAACAACGACCCCTTGCAAGAGGCGACCTCGACGGTATCGGCGCTGGTCGAAGAGATTCTCGATGGCGCTCTGCACCTGCGCATGATCCCCATTGGTGACACGTTCAACCGTTTTCGCCGTGTGGTGCGCGATATCAGCCAGGAGCTGGGCAAGGACATCGAGCTGATCATCAGCGGTGCGGACACCGAACTGGACAAAACCGTGGTCGAGAAAATCGGCGACCCGCTGATGCACCTGCTGCGCAACGCCATGGACCACGGTATCGAAAGCGCCGAGGCACGGCGTGCGGCCGGCAAGCCGACCAAGGGCCACCTGAGCCTCAATGCCTACCATGACTCGGGGAGCATCGTCATTGAAATCGCCGACGACGGCGCCGGGCTCAACCGCGAACGCATCCTGCAAAAGGCCCAGGAGCGCGGGTTAGTGGCCAGCGGCGCAGTACTGACCGACCAGGAGATCTACAACTTGATCTTCGAAGCGGGTTTCTCCACCGCCGAGGCGGTGACCAACCTGTCCGGGCGCGGCGTCGGCATGGACGTGGTCAAGCGCAACATCACCTTGTTGCGTGGCACCGTCGACCTGGACAGCCGCCCCGGCGAGGGCACGGTGGTGCGCATCCGCTTGCCGCTGACCCTGGCAATCATCAATGGGTTTCTGGTCGGCATCGACCAGTCCACCTACGTGATTCCCCTGGACATGGTCCAGGAATGTATCGAACTGGACGAAACCCGGCGCCAGTCCAGCCACGACAACGGCTATCTGGACCTGCGTGGCGAGGTCTTGCCGCTGGTGGACCTGCGCGACCACTTCAGCCACGAAGGCGCAGCTGCACGGCGCCAGAACGTGGTGGTGGTGCGCTACGCCGAGCACAAGGCCGGGCTGGTGGTGGATGACCTGCTCGGTGAGTTCCAGACCGTGATCAAACCGTTGGGCAAGCTGTTCGGCGCGCTGCGCGGCATCAGCGGCTCGACCATATTGGGCAGCGGCGCCGTGGCCCTGATCCTGGATGTACCGGCACTGCTCAACCAACTCGTACAACTGGAAGCCCGCACGCCCCAGGCGCCTCAATCGCCGCCGGTCGTTGTTCGCTGACGCATAAGCAATTCCATGGAGGTTCCCCGATGAAATGGTTCTACGATCTTAAAATTTCCACCAAGTTGATCAGCTCGTTCCTGGTGGTCCTGGCGCTCACTGCGGCCATGGGCGGCTTTGCCATCCTCCAGCTCGGTGCGGTCAACCATGCAGCCCAGGACATCAAGGGCAACTGGATGCCTTCCATGCGCGCAGCGGCAGGCATGCGTTTTTTTGCCGCCAACTATCGCTTGAAAGAAAACCGCCACCTCGCGACCGAGATCGCCGAGGAAAAGGCCCAGGCCGAACGTGAAGCCGCCGACGCGCGCCAACAGTTCGAAACCCGCATGGGCACCTATGAGCAGTTGCTGTCGAACGATGAAGATCGCCAACTGCTGGCCAGCGTGAAAAGCGCGTGGGACGCGTACCTGGCGAGCAGCAAGCAAGTGCTCGAGTTTTCCCGGCAGAACCAGGAAGTCCAGGCGCGCGGCTTGCTCAGGGGCGAGTCCAAGGGGCATTTCGATGAAGTGACCAGCCGCCTGCAAAAAATGGTCGAGCTCAATGACGCCGGCGCGACGATGGCGGGTGACAAGGGTGCGGCGCTGTACGAAAACGCACGCCTGTCCATCATCGCGGTACTGGTCGCGGCCTTGTTGATCGGCCTGGGCCTGGCGGTGTTCATCGCCCGGATTATTTCCCGGCCACTGAGGCAGGCCGCAACCGCCGCCGAACAATTGGCCGAAGGCAACCTCAGCGCCCACATCGAACCGGGTGCCAAGGATGAAACCGGCATGGTGCTCAACGCCATGCGCAACATGGTCGGTAAGCTCGCGCATATCATCGGCGAAGTGCGCAACGCCGCCGATAACCTTGCCAGCGCCTCCGAACAGGTCAGCGCCACCGCGCAGTCGATGAGCCAGGCCACTAGCGAGCAGGCCGCCAGTGTCGAGGAAACCAGCGCCTCGGTGGAACAGATGAGCGCCAGCATCAACCAGAACACCGAGAATGCCAAGGTCACCGATGGCATGGCGAGCAAGGCCGCCAAGGAAGCCACCGAAGGCGGCGAATCGGTACAGCAGACCGTGGTGGCGATGAAGAAAATCGCCCAACGCATCAGCATCATCGATGACATCGCCTACCAGACCAATCTGCTCGCCCTCAATGCCGCCATCGAGGCCGCTCGGGCCGGTGAGCACGGTAAAGGCTTCGCCGTGGTGGCCGCTGAAGTGCGCAAGCTGGCCGAGCGCAGCCAGGTCGCGGCCCAGGAAATCGGCGAGCTGTCGTCCAGCAGCGTGGACATGGCCGAGAAGGCCGGCAAGCTGCTTGACGAAATGGTGCCGTCCATCAACAAAACCTCCGACCTTGTGCAGGAGATCAGCGCCGCCTCCGAAGAGCAGGCCGCCGGTGTCGGGCAGATCAATACGGCGATGACCCAGCTCAACCAAGTGACCCAGCAAAATGCTTCGAGCAGCGAAGAACTGGCGGCCACGGCCGAAGAAATGAGCAGCCAGGCCGAGCAATTGCAACAAGCCATGAGCTTCTTCGTACTGGATTCAACCCCAAAAGCCGCGATTCAAAACAGCAGCGTCGACAGCCCCGGCAGCAAGCCCGGCCGTCAGCCACCGCGCCCGAAATCACCGGCACCGCGCAAGGCCTTCGCCTACAACATGGCCAGCGCACCTGACGAATCGGACTTCACCCGTTTCTGATCCCTCGATCGATACGGGCCTACAAGGAGAGTGACATGGGCGCAGTGATGACGACTCGGCATACCGCGGTTGCGGTGGATGAGGACGCGCAATACCTGACCTTCATGCTCGGCGGCGAAATGTTCGCCATCGGCATTCTGGGCATCAAGGAAATTATCGAATACGGCAGCCTGACCGTGGTACCGATGATGCCGGCGTTCGTGCGCGGGGTCATCAACCTGCGCGGCGCGGTGGTGCCGGTGGTGGATTTG
This genomic stretch from Pseudomonas orientalis harbors:
- a CDS encoding chemotaxis protein CheA; translated protein: MSINLDQAQQTFIVEARELLQAMEQSLLQLESEPDDQDAIGAIFRAAHTIKGSAGLFGLASIVGFTHNVEDVLDRLREGNVVVDAALIALLLKCGDHMLELVEVVANRGEAPTPAALERGEALREALSAYQPVRTAAASVATAEVADDAAAEVLWHICLRFGVDVFRNGMDPLSFLRYLETMGQMVQVTTLTDSIPPMDTWDPESCYLGFEIDLRSTASHATLNEVFDFVRDDCEVHISAVDEAPGSTAVVAGERVTQAEQGLVATTPQRSVAASEAKPRDGNYVRVNADKLDELINLVGELVIASAGSSLLARSCNNDPLQEATSTVSALVEEILDGALHLRMIPIGDTFNRFRRVVRDISQELGKDIELIISGADTELDKTVVEKIGDPLMHLLRNAMDHGIESAEARRAAGKPTKGHLSLNAYHDSGSIVIEIADDGAGLNRERILQKAQERGLVASGAVLTDQEIYNLIFEAGFSTAEAVTNLSGRGVGMDVVKRNITLLRGTVDLDSRPGEGTVVRIRLPLTLAIINGFLVGIDQSTYVIPLDMVQECIELDETRRQSSHDNGYLDLRGEVLPLVDLRDHFSHEGAAARRQNVVVVRYAEHKAGLVVDDLLGEFQTVIKPLGKLFGALRGISGSTILGSGAVALILDVPALLNQLVQLEARTPQAPQSPPVVVR
- a CDS encoding methyl-accepting chemotaxis protein — encoded protein: MKWFYDLKISTKLISSFLVVLALTAAMGGFAILQLGAVNHAAQDIKGNWMPSMRAAAGMRFFAANYRLKENRHLATEIAEEKAQAEREAADARQQFETRMGTYEQLLSNDEDRQLLASVKSAWDAYLASSKQVLEFSRQNQEVQARGLLRGESKGHFDEVTSRLQKMVELNDAGATMAGDKGAALYENARLSIIAVLVAALLIGLGLAVFIARIISRPLRQAATAAEQLAEGNLSAHIEPGAKDETGMVLNAMRNMVGKLAHIIGEVRNAADNLASASEQVSATAQSMSQATSEQAASVEETSASVEQMSASINQNTENAKVTDGMASKAAKEATEGGESVQQTVVAMKKIAQRISIIDDIAYQTNLLALNAAIEAARAGEHGKGFAVVAAEVRKLAERSQVAAQEIGELSSSSVDMAEKAGKLLDEMVPSINKTSDLVQEISAASEEQAAGVGQINTAMTQLNQVTQQNASSSEELAATAEEMSSQAEQLQQAMSFFVLDSTPKAAIQNSSVDSPGSKPGRQPPRPKSPAPRKAFAYNMASAPDESDFTRF